One genomic window of Eleginops maclovinus isolate JMC-PN-2008 ecotype Puerto Natales chromosome 12, JC_Emac_rtc_rv5, whole genome shotgun sequence includes the following:
- the LOC134873989 gene encoding uncharacterized protein LOC134873989 has translation MANLESHYEMINQLFLSGKTHAEMSETLKSMGIKGSSEMSVRRFCGDVGLRRKEHITDQELEEAVLTSIQKTGPTYGRKCMTGYLSSVGVKVGEPRVGRILRNVHQPYNELRREGARNLNPVPYHADYTGHKLHMDQNEKLGMFGVTHVLAVDGYSSKIMAQFTMPVKNNLIIYEEVYRKAVVNNGMWDQIRVDHGKEFYLTLYMQEKLAEHRHNTNRLPYLQTTSSKNLRVERIWPEVNNRVNYPIKQALIHLQDQKLVDMQDNTTKFCVSNLACQVSAIGLARVVQSWNAHRIPGRGIPNQLAAARCPASCPVELLPNAAEAAHMYEEEMGSSLTWVSAFGSDPFSSDEQRGLAEQAFGERYPDMSHLFDTVVNQDYTMFQEALLHLINVSDMHATL, from the exons atggctaatttggagtctcactacgagatgataaatcaactctttctgtcgggGAAAACTCATGCTGAAAtgtctgagacattgaagagtatgggaattaaggggtcctcggagatgtcggtgaggagattctgtggcgacgttgggctgagacggaaggagcacatcacagaccaagagctggaagaagctgtcctGACATCTATTCAAAAG ACCGGTCCAACGTACGGACGGAAATGTATGACAGGGTACCTGTCATCTGTGGGGGTGAAAGTGGGTGAACCGCGAGTGGGAAGGATCCTACGAAACGTCCATCAGCCCTACAATGAGCTACGTCGTGAG GGAGCAAGAAACCTGAACCCAGTCCCTTATCACGCAGACTACACGGGCCATAAATTACACATGGACCAAAACGAAAAGTTGGGTATGTTCGGAGTGACCCATGTGTTGGCTGTAGATGGGTACAGCAGTAAAATTATGGCTCAATTCACGATGCCCGTGAAGAACAATCTGATCATCTATGAGGAAGTTTACAG gaaaGCAGTTGTCAACAACGGAATGTGGGACCAGATTAGAGTTGATCACGGCAAGGAGTTTTATTTGACGTTATACATGCAGGAGAAGTTGGCTGAACATCGACACAACACCAATAGACTCCCTTACCTGCAGACAACCTCTTCAAAG AATCTTCGAGTGGAAAGAATTTGGCCAGAGGTCAACAACCGGGTCAACTATCCCATCAAACAGGCCCTCATCCACCTACAGGACCAGAAACTAGTGGACATGCAGGACAACACAACTAAATTCTGTGTGTCAAACTTGGCCTGTCAAGTCAGTGCAATAGGACTTGCTCGAGTTGTGCAGTCCTGGAATGCACATAGGATACCAG gCAGAGGGATACCAAACCAACTTGCGGCTGCTAGGTGTCCAGCCAGCTGTCCTGTAGAGCTGCTGCCCAATGCTGCTGAGGCAGCACATATGTACGAGGAGGAGATGGGATCATCTCTGACTTGGGTTTCAGCCTTTGGCTCTGACCCGTTTTCATCCGATGAACAGAGAGGTCTAGCAGAGCAAGCGTTTGGGGAGAGGTACCCGGACATGTCTCATCTCTTCGATACGGTCGTTAACCAGGACTACACCATGTTTCAGGAGGCACTGCTCCATCTAATTAATGTCTCTGACATGCATGcaacattgtaa
- the LOC134873933 gene encoding uncharacterized protein LOC134873933 produces MINLQRFTTIFDATFTIIMQMDTYVLFLREKRVTVRPEDLKTEKIAVIFQVQKDTIYLTDDHNIAIFPEENGHFISVDLVDRGHYEVHGDASASAAAAPPPPPATATAAAADQRPRFAFQRPVASAVARTKAFQSRREDTGLQDVVAEIEEVIEAAQGLKEVTKSIKEVTEGTGKATLLCLQEGEVNALKTVFGCLVCTGPVEKPIFSSCCRSIIGCRSCIQQWEHSHDYCPKCRCQDRETNEVAGLDEALAVLRKLF; encoded by the exons ATGATAAACCTTCAGCGCTTTACAACCATATTTGATGCAACGTTTACTATTATAATGCAGATGGATACCTACGTACTTTTTTTGAGAGAAAAGAGGGTCACAGTGAGACCAGAGGACCTCAAGACCGAAAAAATAGCTGTCATCTTTCAA GTGCAGAAGGacactatttatttaacagatgaCCACAACATCGCCATCTTCCCAGAGGAGAACGGGCACTTCATCTCTGTGGATCTGGTGGACCGGGGCCACTACGAGGTGCATGGGGATGCCTcggcatcagcagcagcagcaccaccaccaccacctgcaacagcaacagcagcagcagcggacCAACGTCCACGTTTTGCTTTTCAGCGGCCTGTTGCCAGTGCTGTCGCGAGAACAAAGGCATTTCAAAG TCGTAGAGAAGACACTGGTCTTCAAGACGTGGTGGCCGAGATAGAGGAGGTGATCGAGGCAGCCCAGGGCCTGAAGGAGGTCACCAAGAGCATCAAGGAGGTAACAGAAGGGACTGGCAAAGCAACTCTACTGTGCCTACAAGAGGGAGAAGTGAATGCCCTGAAGACTGTCTTTGGCTGCCTTGTGTGCACAG GTCCTGTGGAAAAACCCATTTTTTCATCTTGCTGCAGAAGCATCATCGGATGCAGGTCGTGCATTCAACAGTGGGAACACAGCCACGACTACTGCCCGAAGTGTCGGTGTCAAGACAGGGAGACAAATGAAGTGGCTGGGTTGGACGAGGCCCTGGCAGTGCTGAggaagcttttttaa